In one window of Skermanella rosea DNA:
- the recD2 gene encoding SF1B family DNA helicase RecD2, with amino-acid sequence MNSPTSIPDREPLAGLIERVTYHNPDNGYCVLRVKVRGHRDLVTVLGHAASISAGEFVQASGKWEVHREHGQQFRAAFLKSAPPSSLEGMEKYLGSGLIKGIGPVYAKKLVRAFGEAVFDVIEQQGERLIEVAGIGPKRASKIRLAWSDQKAIREIMVFLQSHGVGTSRAVRIYKTYGADAIPLVTENPYRLARDIRGIGFKTADMIAEKLGIPKTAMIRARAGISYALLNAVDDGHCGLPRDELLKLAEELLEIPTETLEDAITLELGDGMVVADSIGERQCVFMRKLWDAERTIAERLRVLRDGQPPWPTIDADKAIEWVQTKLGVTLAESQQAAVRMALASKVVVITGGPGVGKTTLVNAILKILAAKRVEVLLAAPTGRAAKRMTEATGMEAKTIHRLLEFDPAGGGFRRTEENPLDCNLLVLDETSMVDVPIMAATLKAVRSGSAVILVGDVDQLPSVGPGQVLADIIGSGMVPVVRLTEVFRQAAESQIITNAHRINAGRLPDLKPPADGQNSDFYFIDAADSEDAARKVVEVVQNRIPRRFGFDAIRDIQVLAPMNRGGLGARTLNVALQAALNPAIGQPQVERFGWTYRPGDKVMQTTNDYDKEVFNGDLGFVTTIDADAQEVTITFDGREVVYQFGELDEVSLAFSTTIHKSQGSEYPAVVIPVGMTHYMMLRRNLIYTGVTRGKKLVVLIGQRKAVGIAVRSAEGGRRWSKLRELLEQTVLGNRVENLT; translated from the coding sequence ATGAACAGCCCGACCTCCATTCCGGATCGCGAGCCACTCGCCGGGCTGATCGAGCGGGTTACCTACCACAACCCCGACAACGGCTACTGCGTGCTTCGGGTCAAGGTTCGGGGGCATCGCGACCTCGTGACCGTCCTCGGCCATGCCGCCTCGATCTCGGCCGGCGAGTTCGTCCAGGCATCGGGCAAGTGGGAGGTCCATCGCGAGCATGGGCAGCAGTTCCGGGCGGCATTCCTGAAGTCAGCACCTCCATCATCGCTGGAAGGTATGGAGAAGTATCTGGGCTCGGGGCTGATCAAGGGCATTGGCCCTGTCTATGCGAAGAAGCTGGTCAGGGCCTTCGGCGAGGCTGTGTTCGACGTCATCGAGCAGCAGGGCGAGCGGCTTATCGAGGTCGCCGGCATCGGTCCCAAGCGGGCATCCAAAATTCGGCTGGCCTGGAGCGACCAGAAAGCCATCCGCGAGATCATGGTGTTCCTCCAGAGCCACGGCGTGGGCACGTCGCGGGCGGTTCGGATTTACAAGACCTATGGGGCCGACGCGATCCCGCTGGTGACCGAGAACCCGTACCGGCTGGCCCGCGACATCCGCGGCATCGGTTTCAAGACCGCCGACATGATCGCGGAGAAGCTCGGCATCCCGAAGACGGCGATGATCCGGGCTAGGGCCGGCATCTCCTATGCCCTGCTGAACGCAGTCGATGACGGTCACTGTGGACTGCCCCGCGACGAGTTGCTGAAGCTTGCCGAGGAACTGCTGGAAATCCCGACAGAAACCCTGGAGGACGCGATCACCCTGGAACTCGGCGACGGCATGGTGGTCGCCGACTCCATCGGGGAACGCCAGTGCGTCTTCATGAGGAAGCTGTGGGATGCTGAGCGGACCATCGCGGAGCGGCTCCGGGTACTGCGGGACGGTCAGCCGCCTTGGCCGACCATTGATGCCGACAAGGCCATCGAGTGGGTGCAGACGAAGCTCGGCGTTACGCTGGCGGAAAGCCAGCAGGCGGCGGTCCGGATGGCACTGGCGTCCAAGGTCGTGGTCATCACGGGCGGACCCGGCGTAGGCAAAACGACGCTGGTCAACGCCATCCTGAAGATCCTGGCCGCCAAGAGGGTCGAGGTCCTGCTGGCCGCCCCTACCGGCCGAGCCGCCAAGCGGATGACCGAGGCGACCGGCATGGAAGCCAAGACCATCCACCGCCTTCTGGAGTTCGATCCCGCCGGCGGTGGCTTCAGGCGGACGGAGGAGAACCCGCTGGACTGCAACCTGCTGGTCCTGGACGAGACCAGCATGGTCGATGTGCCGATCATGGCGGCAACCCTGAAAGCGGTCCGGAGCGGCTCCGCGGTGATCCTGGTCGGTGACGTGGATCAGCTTCCCTCGGTCGGTCCAGGACAGGTGCTGGCCGACATCATCGGCTCCGGCATGGTACCCGTGGTGCGGCTGACCGAGGTATTCCGGCAAGCCGCCGAAAGCCAGATCATTACCAATGCCCACCGGATCAACGCCGGCCGCCTGCCCGATCTCAAGCCACCAGCGGACGGGCAGAACTCGGACTTCTACTTCATCGACGCCGCCGACTCCGAGGATGCGGCTCGCAAGGTGGTCGAGGTGGTGCAGAACCGGATCCCACGGCGGTTCGGATTCGACGCCATTAGGGATATTCAAGTGCTGGCTCCGATGAACCGGGGCGGGCTGGGAGCCAGAACCTTGAACGTCGCCCTCCAGGCGGCTCTAAACCCCGCCATCGGCCAGCCCCAGGTGGAGCGGTTCGGATGGACCTACAGACCGGGCGACAAGGTGATGCAGACCACCAACGACTACGACAAGGAGGTCTTCAACGGCGACTTGGGCTTCGTCACGACCATCGACGCGGATGCCCAGGAGGTGACGATCACCTTCGACGGCCGGGAGGTGGTGTACCAGTTCGGTGAGCTTGACGAGGTTTCCCTAGCCTTCTCGACGACCATCCATAAATCGCAAGGTTCAGAGTACCCGGCTGTCGTAATCCCCGTGGGCATGACCCATTACATGATGCTGCGGCGGAACCTGATCTATACCGGCGTTACCCGTGGCAAAAAGCTGGTCGTGCTGATCGGTCAGCGGAAAGCCGTTGGGATCGCCGTCCGGTCAGCAGAGGGTGGGCGGAGGTGGTCAAAGCTACGGGAATTGCTGGAGCAGACTGTACTCGGGAATCGAGTGGAAAACCTGACGTGA
- a CDS encoding HNH endonuclease: protein MIQPGNILSNADLQHHFKVGNMGGMRRSLLKNALVIVSDHTKSLYDDRWIDDVLHYTGMGKSGPQKLESQNRTLLESGTSGVAVHLFEVFQSGRYIYSGQVGLATEPYQEQQYGEDGQLRPVWMFPLRLQKGGIRPVPEVSEIRRIEQLREKALSGLPQETLKVRATTAIAKPSKRSSTAEQFIRNPYVTSYVKKAAKGICDLCRNSAPFSKNGEPYFHCHHVLWLSRGGPDIIQNAVALCPNCHARMHELDRRADIQVLAERIRVRDPDLPHFDVFASPQRAC, encoded by the coding sequence ATGATACAACCGGGTAACATTCTGTCGAATGCTGATCTTCAGCATCATTTCAAAGTTGGTAACATGGGTGGGATGAGACGGAGCTTACTCAAGAACGCTTTGGTGATCGTCTCGGACCACACCAAAAGCCTTTACGATGACCGCTGGATCGATGATGTGCTACATTACACCGGTATGGGCAAATCAGGACCGCAGAAGCTCGAAAGCCAGAACCGCACGCTGCTCGAGTCCGGCACCAGCGGAGTTGCCGTTCACCTGTTTGAGGTTTTCCAGAGCGGGCGATACATCTACTCTGGACAGGTCGGATTAGCAACTGAGCCGTACCAAGAGCAACAATACGGAGAGGACGGTCAACTCAGGCCAGTTTGGATGTTTCCGCTCCGACTGCAAAAGGGAGGTATTCGGCCCGTCCCGGAAGTTTCAGAGATTAGGCGGATCGAGCAGCTTCGGGAAAAGGCCCTGAGTGGCCTTCCACAAGAAACACTGAAAGTGCGGGCAACCACCGCAATAGCGAAGCCCTCTAAACGCTCCAGTACAGCAGAACAATTCATCCGTAATCCATACGTTACCAGCTATGTGAAGAAGGCTGCGAAGGGCATCTGCGATCTTTGCAGAAATTCGGCACCTTTTTCCAAGAATGGGGAGCCCTATTTCCATTGTCATCACGTTCTCTGGCTCTCTCGTGGTGGCCCGGACATCATCCAGAATGCTGTGGCTCTCTGCCCCAACTGCCACGCCCGAATGCACGAGCTTGACAGGAGAGCGGATATCCAAGTTCTGGCTGAGCGGATTAGGGTGAGAGATCCGGATCTGCCCCATTTTGACGTGTTCGCTTCCCCTCAGCGTGCTTGCTAG
- a CDS encoding thermonuclease family protein: MIRNPIGHQGNGHDDQNGRPLPGRLHPIADGYPHDADDRTGRPVRCEHDDTDRYGRIVTECFIGQNSLNAWMVHEGMAVITAISKAEVMSELEVRFYCPALIISCGSDAPVSRLPTIFGISLCTAIRPIPNIPPMR, from the coding sequence ATGATCCGCAATCCCATCGGTCACCAAGGCAATGGACATGATGATCAGAATGGCCGCCCCTTACCGGGCCGCCTGCATCCTATTGCTGATGGCTATCCTCATGATGCCGACGATCGGACTGGCCGACCTGTCCGCTGTGAACATGACGATACGGACCGGTACGGCCGGATCGTCACGGAGTGCTTCATCGGCCAAAACAGCCTGAATGCCTGGATGGTCCACGAGGGGATGGCGGTCATCACCGCGATTAGTAAAGCGGAGGTGATGAGCGAACTGGAGGTACGGTTCTACTGTCCCGCCCTGATCATCTCCTGCGGCTCCGACGCACCGGTATCCAGGCTGCCTACCATTTTCGGGATCTCGCTATGTACGGCAATCCGGCCGATCCCCAACATCCCTCCGATGAGGTGA
- a CDS encoding DUF6880 family protein — MDQIRTSIIDDLAPKAPRSAADLLADFIHASDRVYGRADDSSGSIGDVFHLAVQDWGRVWSGVRDRRPEALAGVVLHEFEHNNYGLKDGIIPAFVDALGPEGLDALTQLIRGKLSSPTRGSTTDQIDHDTNRLIRGLIQIADAKGDPDAFVATVEQTGFAERRAIEIAARMLKAGRPAEALQWLDRWDGRGLGGEQSTVNIRIAALTALDRQDDAQAVRWDWVVRKLSLEHFRDYVRHLPAETAHAATVRATETAVQHEDVLAALQFPVGVGATAVAGQIILKRLPEIDGRWYHDLRPIAKQLATDQPLAAVVLYRVMAEAVLKEARSKHYSYAAKDVLSAGQIAEAVTNWKGHEDHAAVVDRLRQQHGRKSAFWPLLEEKPRRQSRA; from the coding sequence TTGGACCAGATCCGGACATCCATCATTGACGATCTGGCCCCAAAGGCTCCGCGGTCCGCCGCCGATCTTCTCGCCGACTTCATTCATGCCAGCGACCGGGTTTACGGGCGAGCGGACGACAGCAGTGGCAGTATCGGCGACGTGTTCCACCTTGCCGTCCAGGACTGGGGACGGGTCTGGTCGGGCGTTCGCGACCGCCGGCCGGAAGCTCTTGCCGGTGTCGTGCTGCACGAGTTCGAGCATAACAACTACGGTTTGAAAGATGGCATCATCCCTGCCTTCGTTGATGCTCTGGGTCCGGAGGGCCTCGACGCACTCACTCAGTTGATCCGCGGCAAACTCAGTTCGCCCACCCGAGGCTCAACGACGGACCAGATCGATCACGATACGAATCGGCTTATTCGCGGACTGATCCAGATCGCCGATGCCAAAGGCGATCCGGACGCGTTTGTCGCGACGGTCGAGCAGACCGGATTCGCGGAGCGTCGTGCAATCGAGATTGCGGCACGGATGCTGAAGGCGGGACGCCCCGCTGAAGCATTGCAATGGCTTGATCGATGGGATGGTCGAGGGCTGGGCGGTGAACAGAGTACGGTCAACATCCGCATCGCCGCTCTGACGGCTCTTGATCGTCAGGATGACGCCCAGGCGGTGCGATGGGACTGGGTGGTGAGAAAGCTCAGTCTGGAGCACTTCCGCGACTATGTGCGGCATCTCCCTGCTGAAACTGCCCATGCGGCGACGGTGAGGGCGACCGAAACTGCCGTCCAGCACGAGGATGTACTCGCCGCTCTTCAATTCCCCGTCGGCGTTGGTGCGACAGCCGTGGCCGGACAGATCATTCTGAAGCGACTGCCCGAGATTGATGGCCGTTGGTACCATGATCTTCGTCCAATCGCCAAACAACTCGCCACCGATCAGCCGCTGGCGGCGGTGGTGCTTTACCGGGTGATGGCCGAGGCAGTGCTCAAGGAGGCTCGCTCAAAGCACTACTCCTACGCGGCAAAAGATGTGCTCTCAGCGGGTCAGATTGCAGAGGCGGTAACCAACTGGAAAGGACATGAGGATCACGCCGCCGTCGTGGATCGGCTTCGGCAGCAGCATGGGCGGAAGTCTGCGTTCTGGCCGTTGTTGGAGGAAAAGCCTCGACGACAGTCGCGAGCCTGA
- a CDS encoding recombinase family protein, producing MLVGYARTSTIDQAAGFNDQVEQLRRLGVERIFQEQVSAVGSRPQLEACLDFVRDGDVLIVTRLDRLCRSTAHFCEVFDRLERKKVAIRVLDLGIDTTSPTGRMIAEIVVAVAGFERRLLLERQKIGIAQAKAAGKYRGRAPTAQRRFSEVIDLHRAGARPAEIAAKLAISRSSVFRALREARTTA from the coding sequence ATGCTGGTCGGATACGCCCGCACATCAACCATCGATCAGGCCGCCGGCTTCAACGATCAGGTCGAACAACTCCGCCGGCTAGGTGTCGAGAGGATCTTCCAGGAGCAGGTGTCCGCAGTCGGATCCCGACCGCAGCTTGAGGCGTGTCTCGACTTCGTCCGTGACGGCGACGTTCTGATTGTCACCCGCTTGGACCGGCTCTGCCGTAGCACTGCCCACTTCTGCGAAGTCTTCGACCGACTGGAGCGGAAGAAGGTGGCGATCCGCGTCCTGGATCTCGGGATCGACACGACCAGTCCGACTGGCAGGATGATCGCCGAGATCGTCGTTGCGGTCGCCGGGTTCGAGCGGAGGCTGCTGCTCGAGCGGCAGAAGATCGGCATCGCCCAGGCGAAGGCTGCGGGCAAGTATCGCGGCCGGGCTCCAACGGCCCAGCGACGGTTCAGTGAGGTGATCGACCTCCACCGGGCCGGTGCCCGCCCCGCCGAGATCGCAGCCAAGCTGGCAATCAGCCGGTCGAGTGTGTTCAGGGCTTTGCGAGAGGCGAGGACGACCGCATGA
- a CDS encoding nucleotidyltransferase family protein: MAIQTLFADLEQRSLDAEFDAAFPATGSFSKKERKGRGYWYFQGYEDRQRYSRYVGPADDPAIAARVERFRDLKADFTERRRMVSALKAAGLPAPDAFTGDLAEALSQAGLFRLRGVLVGTLAFQCYAGMLGVRLPAAHLRTGDMDIAQFHSVSISIEDSLPPILDVLRQVDPGFQEVPHQADARQATAFRNRKGFLVEFLVPNTGKDEHQGKPAAMPALGGAAAQPLRFLDFLIHAPVRSVLLHAGGVSVRVPAPERYAVHKLIVAARRRADPGGRLKADKDVAQAGILIEAMAPRRHHDLADAWIEAWSRGPKWRSALVEGLSRLPNEQWEMLAAAIRRAGGRRGIKAEDVGFLKDGPVGAGTAGDGSHPPSEPGSSR; the protein is encoded by the coding sequence TTGGCCATACAGACCCTGTTCGCCGACCTGGAGCAGCGCAGCCTGGACGCCGAGTTCGATGCGGCTTTCCCTGCCACCGGAAGCTTCTCGAAGAAGGAACGCAAAGGCCGTGGCTACTGGTATTTCCAGGGCTACGAGGATCGCCAGCGCTACAGCCGCTATGTCGGTCCGGCCGACGACCCGGCGATTGCGGCCCGCGTCGAACGGTTCCGTGACCTGAAGGCGGATTTCACAGAACGGCGGCGGATGGTCTCCGCCCTCAAGGCCGCCGGATTGCCGGCACCCGATGCCTTCACCGGCGACCTCGCCGAAGCCCTGTCGCAGGCCGGCCTGTTCCGCCTCCGGGGTGTCCTGGTCGGCACGCTGGCGTTCCAATGCTATGCCGGAATGCTCGGCGTACGGCTTCCCGCCGCCCATCTACGCACCGGCGACATGGACATCGCCCAGTTCCACTCGGTATCCATTTCGATCGAGGACAGTTTGCCGCCTATCCTGGACGTGCTCCGGCAGGTCGACCCCGGCTTCCAGGAAGTGCCGCATCAGGCCGACGCCCGACAGGCCACGGCGTTTCGGAACCGCAAAGGCTTCCTGGTGGAGTTCCTGGTGCCCAACACCGGCAAGGACGAGCACCAGGGCAAGCCTGCCGCCATGCCGGCCCTGGGCGGAGCCGCCGCCCAACCCCTGCGGTTCCTCGACTTCCTGATCCATGCGCCGGTCCGGTCCGTGTTGCTTCACGCCGGCGGCGTCTCCGTCCGGGTACCAGCGCCCGAGCGGTACGCGGTCCATAAGCTGATCGTCGCGGCACGGCGGCGCGCCGACCCGGGCGGACGGCTGAAAGCGGACAAGGATGTCGCCCAGGCCGGAATCCTGATCGAGGCCATGGCTCCCAGGCGTCACCATGATCTCGCCGACGCCTGGATCGAGGCATGGTCGCGGGGACCGAAATGGCGGAGCGCCCTGGTCGAAGGGCTGTCCCGGCTACCGAACGAGCAATGGGAAATGCTGGCCGCCGCCATCCGGCGGGCCGGCGGGAGACGGGGGATCAAGGCGGAGGACGTGGGCTTCCTGAAAGACGGACCTGTCGGCGCGGGAACGGCGGGCGATGGCTCTCATCCGCCGTCCGAACCGGGTTCTTCGCGCTAG
- a CDS encoding App1 family protein, which translates to MTAGGEARGGRTRKWRRAASRILNLAARPVRTAHGKRGVVLQPYRGYGSREEVFLIGRVFKQSRTQHGGGEEDIADHLRDIGRRIARRAVAGATVTARFGGAEQRVETDKDGYFRVHLRHQPLPPSGESWRPMDLLLDQPEPVHARADIFVPPERCRYVVISDIDDTVMFTGVAGKLKMLWRLFVQDAENRVAFPGAAALYRALHDGAGGDERNPMLYVSRAPWGIYDVLDEFFRMHGIPVGPVLFLREWGITWKSPLPRKAEDHKRELIGNMLRLYKDLPFVLVGDSGQHDPEVYRRIVDEHPGRVLAVYIRNVSRDEARIAEIEELAKAVTAAGSSMVLAADSLAMAEHAAGLGLMTPEATAAVRAEIASGTAGGAAPGPMRSISRRDLRRTVTAEGADQDAAPPNLVVEPTSRRRS; encoded by the coding sequence ATGACGGCAGGCGGCGAGGCCAGGGGCGGCAGGACGAGGAAATGGAGGCGGGCGGCGTCGCGGATCCTGAATCTGGCGGCCCGGCCGGTGCGTACCGCTCACGGCAAGCGCGGGGTGGTGCTCCAGCCCTACCGGGGCTACGGCTCGCGGGAAGAAGTCTTCCTGATCGGCAGGGTCTTCAAGCAGTCGCGCACCCAGCACGGCGGCGGCGAGGAGGACATCGCCGACCACCTGCGGGACATCGGCCGCCGGATCGCGCGGCGCGCGGTCGCCGGGGCCACGGTGACCGCCCGGTTCGGCGGGGCCGAGCAGCGGGTCGAGACCGACAAGGACGGCTATTTCAGGGTGCATCTACGGCACCAGCCGCTGCCGCCGTCCGGGGAGTCCTGGCGGCCCATGGACCTGCTGCTGGACCAGCCTGAGCCGGTCCACGCCCGGGCCGACATCTTCGTCCCGCCGGAACGCTGCCGCTACGTGGTGATCAGCGACATCGACGACACCGTGATGTTCACCGGCGTGGCCGGCAAGCTGAAGATGCTGTGGCGGCTGTTCGTCCAGGACGCCGAGAACCGGGTGGCCTTTCCGGGAGCGGCGGCCCTGTACCGCGCGCTCCACGACGGGGCCGGCGGCGACGAGCGGAACCCGATGCTCTACGTGTCCCGCGCTCCCTGGGGGATCTACGACGTGCTGGACGAGTTCTTCCGGATGCACGGCATTCCCGTGGGTCCGGTGCTGTTCCTGCGGGAATGGGGCATCACCTGGAAAAGCCCGCTGCCGCGCAAGGCCGAGGACCACAAGCGCGAGCTGATCGGCAACATGCTGCGGCTCTACAAGGACCTGCCGTTCGTCCTGGTCGGCGACAGCGGCCAGCACGACCCGGAGGTCTACCGCCGGATCGTGGACGAGCACCCCGGCCGGGTGCTGGCCGTCTATATCCGAAACGTGTCGCGCGACGAGGCCAGGATCGCCGAGATCGAGGAACTGGCGAAGGCGGTCACGGCGGCCGGAAGCAGCATGGTCCTGGCCGCCGACAGCCTCGCGATGGCCGAGCACGCCGCCGGCCTGGGCCTGATGACTCCGGAGGCCACAGCGGCGGTCCGCGCGGAGATCGCTTCCGGGACGGCCGGCGGGGCCGCTCCGGGACCGATGCGGAGCATATCGCGCCGCGACCTGCGCCGGACCGTCACGGCCGAGGGCGCCGACCAGGACGCCGCTCCGCCGAACCTGGTCGTGGAGCCGACGAGCCGGCGACGAAGCTAG
- a CDS encoding polyhydroxyalkanoic acid system family protein, which yields MPKPVVVTIPHQLGREEAKRRLQDGMGQVRSQLAGVGASVEDHWSENQMRFEVAVLAQTIGGRIDVQDDLVRLEVDLPWVLAMLAEKITGRIAKQGTLMLTKG from the coding sequence ATGCCAAAGCCCGTGGTCGTGACGATCCCCCACCAGCTCGGACGCGAGGAGGCCAAGCGGCGCCTGCAGGACGGCATGGGGCAGGTGCGCTCCCAGCTCGCCGGCGTGGGTGCCTCGGTGGAGGACCACTGGTCGGAGAACCAGATGCGCTTCGAGGTCGCCGTCCTGGCCCAGACCATCGGCGGCCGGATCGACGTTCAGGACGACCTGGTCCGGCTGGAAGTGGACCTGCCCTGGGTGCTCGCCATGCTGGCCGAGAAGATCACCGGCCGGATCGCCAAGCAGGGGACCCTAATGCTCACCAAGGGCTGA
- a CDS encoding lipid-binding SYLF domain-containing protein: MHATLSRRCFLVLGTRGAAVSLIVAGCSSVEPRTEEAPADLVAAATTTLSNFTRDPDMTWFRDNLPAAQGLLIVPTFLRAGFVFGGAGGNGVLITRDSEGGSWSYPAFYTVAAGSVGLQAGAEVAEVILMIRSVRGRDAMLGNSLKLGADVGVAAGPVGAGARVATSDILAFSRSRGLYGGISLDGSVITTRDAWNAAYYGRAVRPVDILVSRTVSNPQAEPLRNLAARRA, translated from the coding sequence ATGCATGCCACTCTGTCACGCCGCTGTTTTCTGGTGCTGGGAACCCGGGGGGCCGCGGTCTCCCTGATCGTCGCGGGCTGCTCGTCGGTCGAGCCGCGGACCGAGGAGGCGCCCGCCGACCTGGTCGCCGCCGCGACGACGACCCTGTCCAACTTCACGCGCGACCCGGACATGACCTGGTTCCGCGACAACCTGCCGGCGGCCCAGGGCCTGCTGATCGTGCCGACCTTCCTGCGCGCCGGCTTCGTCTTCGGCGGGGCCGGCGGCAACGGGGTGCTGATCACCCGCGACAGCGAGGGCGGCAGCTGGAGCTATCCCGCCTTCTATACGGTGGCGGCGGGCAGCGTGGGGCTTCAGGCCGGGGCCGAGGTCGCGGAGGTGATCCTGATGATCCGCAGCGTGCGGGGCCGCGACGCGATGCTCGGCAACAGCCTCAAGCTGGGCGCCGACGTCGGCGTGGCGGCCGGGCCGGTCGGGGCCGGCGCCCGGGTCGCGACGTCGGACATCCTGGCCTTCTCGCGCTCGCGGGGGCTCTATGGCGGGATCAGCCTGGACGGCTCGGTGATCACGACGCGGGACGCCTGGAACGCCGCCTATTACGGCCGCGCCGTGCGTCCGGTGGACATCCTGGTGAGCCGCACCGTCTCCAACCCGCAGGCTGAGCCCCTGCGCAACTTGGCGGCCCGCCGGGCCTGA
- a CDS encoding winged helix-turn-helix domain-containing protein, which produces MAKLRLRIDFEPEGSLGPGKVALLEAIRRCGSISSAARELDMSYRRAWLLVDDLNQTFRHPVVNAMVGGRKGGGAGLTAFGDSVIRHYREMEAEAHDALARHMTALQDEVVAGGDAPATPRDCPVPEDGSERGEQERDCDGRKAMQRSLSKQPAGRPN; this is translated from the coding sequence ATGGCGAAGCTGAGGCTGCGCATAGATTTCGAGCCGGAAGGTTCGCTGGGGCCGGGGAAGGTGGCGCTGCTGGAGGCGATCCGGCGCTGCGGGTCGATCTCCAGCGCCGCGCGCGAGCTGGACATGTCCTACCGGCGCGCTTGGCTGCTGGTGGACGATCTCAACCAGACCTTCCGCCATCCGGTGGTGAACGCCATGGTCGGCGGCCGCAAGGGCGGCGGCGCCGGCCTGACCGCGTTCGGCGACAGCGTCATCCGCCACTACCGCGAGATGGAGGCCGAGGCGCATGACGCCCTGGCCCGCCACATGACGGCCCTCCAGGACGAGGTCGTGGCCGGCGGCGATGCCCCGGCGACGCCACGGGATTGCCCCGTTCCCGAAGACGGATCGGAACGGGGCGAGCAGGAGCGCGACTGCGACGGCCGCAAGGCGATGCAGCGCAGCCTGTCGAAGCAGCCGGCGGGCCGTCCGAACTGA
- the modC gene encoding molybdenum ABC transporter ATP-binding protein, with protein sequence MLDVAIRRRQGAFDLDIRFQAPSRGVTALFGRSGSGKSSVINAIAGLARPDAGHILLDGAALFDSARRIDVPAERRRTGYVFQDSRLFPHMSVQDNLLYGMRRVPKEERRIALEPVVDLLGIGGLLRRRPYSLSGGEKQRVAVGRALLAQPRILLMDEPLASLDAERKAEILPYIERLRDELNIPIVFVSHSVDEVVRLATTLVLVADGRVKAAGTVAELSVRLDVGAVIGGLEAGAVLDTTVAGHDPATGLTELRFPGGTLTVPLLDLAVGQPLRVRIQARDVILALEPPSRISVHNMLEGRIVELGEAAGPSRDVRIDIGGSFLLARVTRHSVDRLGLGVGTPVFALVKSVAFDRVFPGPAGRSVAL encoded by the coding sequence ATGCTCGACGTGGCGATCCGGCGGCGGCAAGGGGCCTTCGACCTGGATATCAGGTTCCAGGCGCCGAGCCGGGGCGTCACCGCCCTGTTCGGGCGGAGCGGGTCGGGCAAGAGTTCCGTCATCAACGCCATCGCCGGCCTCGCGAGGCCGGACGCCGGGCATATCCTGCTGGACGGCGCCGCGCTGTTCGACAGCGCGCGGCGGATCGACGTGCCGGCCGAGCGGCGGCGGACCGGGTACGTGTTCCAGGACTCGCGCCTGTTCCCGCACATGTCGGTTCAGGACAACCTGCTCTACGGCATGCGCCGGGTGCCGAAGGAGGAGCGGCGCATCGCGCTGGAGCCGGTGGTGGACCTGCTGGGCATCGGCGGGCTGCTGAGGCGCCGGCCCTACAGCCTGTCGGGCGGCGAGAAGCAGCGGGTCGCGGTCGGCCGAGCGCTGCTGGCCCAGCCGCGCATCCTGCTGATGGACGAGCCGCTGGCTTCCCTCGACGCGGAGCGCAAGGCGGAGATCCTGCCCTATATCGAGCGCCTGCGGGACGAGCTGAACATCCCCATCGTGTTCGTCAGCCATTCGGTCGACGAGGTGGTGAGGCTCGCCACCACCCTGGTCCTGGTGGCCGACGGGCGGGTGAAGGCGGCCGGCACGGTGGCGGAATTGTCTGTGCGGCTGGACGTGGGCGCCGTGATCGGCGGGTTGGAAGCCGGGGCCGTGCTGGACACCACCGTCGCCGGCCACGACCCGGCCACCGGGCTGACCGAGCTGCGGTTTCCCGGCGGAACCCTGACGGTGCCCTTGCTCGACCTCGCCGTCGGCCAGCCGCTCCGGGTGCGCATCCAGGCGCGCGATGTGATCCTGGCGCTGGAGCCGCCCTCGCGGATCAGCGTGCACAATATGCTGGAAGGGCGTATCGTCGAACTGGGCGAGGCGGCCGGACCGTCGCGGGACGTCAGGATCGACATCGGTGGATCGTTCCTGCTGGCGCGGGTCACCCGCCATTCGGTCGATCGGCTGGGCCTGGGGGTCGGCACGCCGGTCTTCGCGCTGGTCAAGAGCGTCGCCTTCGACCGGGTCTTTCCCGGTCCGGCGGGACGAAGCGTCGCCTTGTAG